Proteins co-encoded in one Erinaceus europaeus chromosome 2, mEriEur2.1, whole genome shotgun sequence genomic window:
- the CCNE1 gene encoding LOW QUALITY PROTEIN: G1/S-specific cyclin-E1 (The sequence of the model RefSeq protein was modified relative to this genomic sequence to represent the inferred CDS: inserted 1 base in 1 codon): MPRESRERDAKEPDTMREESGTDVSVRSRKRKANVTVFLQDPDEEIAKMDQTVRSQPGNQPWDSNTACENPCSLIPTPDKDDDELVYVNSVHGPQNFPASRASPLPVLNWANREEVWRLMLNKERMYLRDKHFLQRHPLLQPKMRAILLDWLMEVCEVYKLHRETFYLAQDFFDRYMATQQNIVKTLLQLIGISSLFIAAKLEEIYPPKLHQFAYVTDGACSGDQILNMELIIMKALKWRLSPLTIVSWLNVYMQVAYLNDVYEVLLPQYPQQIFVQIAELLDLCVLDVGCLEFPYGVLAASALYHFSSSELMQKVSGYQWCDIEKCVKWMVPFAMVIRETGSSKLKHFRGVPTEDAHNIQTHINSLDLLDKAQAKKAILSEQSRISPLPTGVLTPPQSSEKXERWTGNSMTTPAFSTKDSCAEVPAPSLLCLLQQRRA; the protein is encoded by the exons ATGCCGAGGGAGAGCAGGGAGAG GGATGCCAAGGAGCCGGACACCATGAGAGAGGAAAGTGGCACCGATGTCTCAGTTCGCTCCAGGAAAAGGAAAGCAAATGTGACTGTC TTTTTGCAGGATCCAGATGAAGAAATTGCCAAAATGGACCAAACAGtgagaagccagcctggcaatCAG CCTTGGGACAGTAATACAGCCTGTGAAAATCCCTGTTCCTTGATCCCCACACCTGACAAAGATGATGATGAGCTGGTATATGTAAACTCTGTACATGGTCCTCAGAATTTCCCAGCATCCAGAGCCTCACCACTGCCTGTCCTAAA CTGGGCAAATAGAGAGGAAGTCTGGAGACTGATGTTAAACAAGGAAAGAATGTATTTAAGAGACAAACACTTTTTGCAGCGGCACCCTCTTCTGCAGCCTAAAATGCGAGCGATTCTTCTGGACTGGTTAATGGAG GTGTGTGAAGTTTATAAACTTCATAGAGAGACATTTTACTTGGCACAAGATTTCTTTGATCGGTATATGGCAACACAACAAAATATTGTAAAAACACTGTTACAACTTATTGGGATTTCATCTCTATTTATTGCTGCCAAACTTGAG GAAATCTATCCTCCAAAGTTGCACCAGTTTGCTTATGTAACAGATGGTGCTTGTTCAGGAGATCAGATACTTAACATGGAATTAATCATTATGAAG GCTTTAAAGTGGCGTTTAAGTCCCCTCACCATAGTGTCCTGGCTGAATGTATACATGCAGGTTGCATATCTAAATGATGTTTATGAAGTGCTCCTGCCACAGTATCCCCAGCAGATCTTTGTACAGATTGCAGAG CTTTTAGATCTTTGTGTCTTGGATGTTGGCTGCTTAGAATTCCCCTACGGTGTACTTGCTGCTTCTGCTTTGTATCATTTCTCTTCATCTGAATTGATGCAAAAAGTTTCAG GGTACCAGTGGTGTGATATAGAAAAGTGTGTCAAGTGGATGGTTCCGTTTGCCATGGTTATAAGGGAAACAGGAAGTTCAAAACTAAAGCACTTCAGGGGAGTCCCTACTGAAGATGCCCACAACATCCAAACCCATATAAACAGCTTGGATTTGCTG GACAAAGCCCAAGCAAAGAAAGCCATATTGTCTGAACAAAGTAGGATTTCTCCTCTCCCCACTGGGGTCCTTACCCCTCCACAAAGCAGTGAGA CAGAACGGTGGACAGGGAACAGCATGACCACACCAGCATTCTCTACCAAAGACAGTTGTGCGGAAGTGCCTGCTCCAAGTCTCTTGTGTCTGCTGCAGCAGAGGCGTGCATGA